The Brassica rapa cultivar Chiifu-401-42 unplaced genomic scaffold, CAAS_Brap_v3.01 Scaffold0973, whole genome shotgun sequence genome has a window encoding:
- the LOC117131470 gene encoding uncharacterized protein LOC117131470 codes for MDDWYSYHGVPKKEKLSHAIKQLTGSADKWWKGVDSARWKSQRETIKTWEDLKEAMIRKYVSSLPTPDIRERYPRRFSSHGSKEAKRVVPQQGHRSLIHQDQIRPNQGHTVFYDQSQPYEVPKTMERKNFVSQDTPRDKEILNPKEEDPSSQGVVTGIKEHEFKGEEPPGATPVTNQEKVQDTMQFMLLKEAKPRVNMKAIFLLKFQGKNQTISPAMNHLTSGSLVLNNVFKCQDLRLYSFKVETFSRGRECCGQQFSS; via the exons ATGGATGATTGGTATTCATACCATGGCGTGCCAAAGAAAGAAAAGCTGAGCCATGCCATCAAACAACTCACCGGAAGTGCAGACAAATGGTGGAAAGGTGTAGATAGTGCAAGATGGAAGAGTCAAAGAGAGACTATCAAAACGTGGGAAGATCTTAAAGAGGCCATGATCAGGAAGTATGTATCCTCACTTCCAACACCAGATATTAGAGAAAGGTACCCAAGGAGGTTTTCAAGCCATGGGTCCAAAGAGGCAAAGAGAGTGGTGCCACAACAAGGCCATAGAAGCTTGATCCATCAAGATCAGATTCGGCCAAACCAGGGGCACACGGTTTTCTATGATCAATCCCAACCTTATGAGGTCCCAAAGACCATGGAGAGAAAGAACTTTGTCAGCCAAGACAC TCCAAGAGACAAGGAGATTTTAAACCCAAAGGAAGAAGACCCATCAAGCCAAG GTGTTGTAACAGGAATTAAAGAGcatgaattcaaaggagaaGAGCCACCAGGCGCCACACCAGTGACGAACCAGGAGAAGGTTCAAGACACAATGCAGTTCATGttgcttaaagaagcaaaacca AGAGTAAATATGAAAGCTATTTTCTTACTGAAGTTCCAAGGAAAGAACCAGACCATAAGCCCAGCCATGAACCACCTCACAAGTGGAAGTCTAGTGTTGAACAATGTGTTCAAATGCCAAGACTTAAG gttaTACAGTTTCAAGGTCGAAACCTTTTCAAGGGGGAGGGAATGTTGCGGCCAGCaattcagcagctga